CTCCAGGGACATCGCTTGGGGACATCcatagtcatagaatggtttgggtaggatGGGACTTTAAAgtccacccagtgccaccccctaccctgggcagggacacctcccaccacaccaggttgctccaagccccctccaacctggccttgaacccctccagggatggggcagccacagcttctctgggcaacctgggccaggctctcaccaccctcacagcaaagaagttcttccccacatctcagctcaatctcccctctttcagtgtcaaacccttccctctcctcctatggctcccctccctgatccagagtccctccccagctttcctggagcccctttagggactggaaggatcTCCAAGgtatccccggagccttctcttctccaggctggaaacCCTTCTCCAGTAAAGGCTTCGTGTGGGGCAAGAAGCCAGAGGGGCTCAAAAAGAAGAAGGATGGGCTGGGGTGGTGCACGGGTGCAGGACTCTGTCACCAGAGTGTTTGATTTTCTGAAGACcggtgggagcagctctgcagagagggacctgggagtcctggtcgacaagttgcccatgggccagcactgtacccttgtggccaagaaggccagtgatCTCCTGGGGCACATCAAGAAgatcgtggccagcaggtggagggaggtcatcctccccctctgctctggggaggccacatctggagcactgggaccagttccgggctccccagttccagaaggagagggaactgctggagagagtccagcggaggctacgaagatgctcaggggctggagcatctctgtgctgaggaaaggctgagggacctggggctgttcagctggagaagagcagcctgagaggggatctcatcgatgctgagcaatggctaaagggcggggggcaagaggatggggccagactcttcccagtggtgcccggggacaggacaaggggcaacgggcacaaactgggacacgggaaattccatctgaacatgaggaaaaacttttttccttagggggtgtcagagccctggaagaggctgcccagagaggtggtggagtctccttctctggagacattcaaaccccgcctggacatgttcctgtccagcctgctctgggtgaccctgcactggcagggggttggactgggtggtctccagaggtcccttccaacccccaccattctgtgattctgtgggtgtgtgtgagCCTGCCCCCCTGCAGCTAAGCATCACTCCTTCTCTGCATGAGGAGCTCCTGGATTTCCATCTCCTGGGGTTAAAGTTTAAAGCTGGCTTCTTCCTTGAGTCCCAAACCCTGGAGCCAAACCTGGCTGCTGGAATGAGATGGATCTGCCCACCCCAGGTGCTCTGCCAAGGGATGGATCTGCCCCTTTCATGCTCTCTGCCAGGGCATGGGTCTTCTCCTGTTGGATGCTCTGCCAAGGGATGGATCTGCTGACCCCACGTGCTCAGCGAAGGGATGGATCTGCCACCCCATGTGCTCGGCACAGGGGTTGGGACCATGGATGCCCCGCTTCATACCCTACATTGGAGGACAGTCCTCACCTCTCTGCCACCCAAGTGACAACAGACGTGACCTCAGATCTCAGCCCACAGACCAACCCCGTGGGTGGACCCCACCGTGGCTCTGCACTTGCCTTCTTGAGCTGTTTGAGGTTGCTGGAGCGGATGGCAGCCAGGAGCTGGTCCCGTGAGTTCTTCTCCTGGATTGGCAGCGCCCGGTCTCCCAACTTCCTCTGCGTGGCTGGCGAGAGCGAGTTCCTCAGGTTCTCGTTGATCAGCGGTGGGGCAagcggaggaggaggcgggggcggcgCAGCAGGACCCCCCCCTTTCTTCGGAGAGCTTTTGGGGGAAGCCTTGGGGGATGGCTGTGGGGATGGCTTGGGGGACCCCTTGGGCAGGGCTCCGGGCTTGGGTACCTCCAGGAGGTCTTTCTTCTCCCCACGCTCCTGTGCCAGTTTCTGCTCCTGGAGGCGTTTCTGCCTCTGTTTGTCCATGTTTCGGCTCAGCAGGTTGGTGACTGTCATGCGTGGGCCGGCCAGCTCGAAATGGTAGCCCAGCTTGAGGAGCGTGGTGTTTTCCTTCAGGAGCTTGGCGATCTCCATCTCTGTCTTCCCCCCGCAGATGTGACGCTGGTTGTGGAAACGCAGCTCCGTCAGCGTGTTGTTCTGCAGCAGCGCCCGGAAAATGGCCAGGATGCCCTTGCCCGTGATGTGGTTGGAGTCCAGGTTGATGCTCGTCAGCACCTTGTTGGACTTCAGCATGATGGCGATGGCGAAGGCCACGTGGTCGTCGGCGCGGGTGTTGGCCAAGGCGAAGAGCTTGACCACGGTGTTGAACTCCAGGGCCTCCGTGAAGCGCACCAGAGTCTCATTGTTGATGCAGTCCGAGTTGTTCACATTCACTTCCGTGACCTCGGCATCGTTGTTCTTCACCTTCTCAATGAGCTCGTCGAAAATGCTGGAGGCTTCGTCATCTTTGGCCTGATCCggggagctggtggtggtgggcttGGAGGGGCTGCTCGTGGCCGCTGCCTTGGCCTCCTGTTTCTCCTCCGCTGCCTTTTCTGCCTCTGGTTGGGATTTCTCCTTCTCGTCTGGCTTGGATTTTTTCAAAGCTGaactcttttcctcttcctttttatctttttctttcttatcttctccctttgtgtctttttctgcctctttctttaATCCCGaactcttctcttcctcctttttgtcCTTCCCTGTGCCCTTCTTCAATGCAGaacccttttcttcttcttttttgtcCTTCCCTGTGTCCTTCTTTGCTGCTgactccttctcttcctcctttttatcCTTCTCTGCATCCTTCTTTAATGCTGagcccttttcttcttcctttttatccTTCCCTGTGTCTTTCTTTAACGCTGagcccttttcctcctttttatcctTCCCTGTGTCTTTCTTTAATGCTgagcccttttcttcctcctttttgtcCTTCCTCACATCCTTCTTTAACGCTGAGCCTTTGTCTTCCTCCTTTTTGTCCTTCCCCATCAGCTTTTTCTCCATGGCCTTGACTTTGTCGTTGATAGCCTTCTCCTCCTTGGTCTTGGTCTCAGCCTCAGCTTTCACTTTGGGGTCTTTTTTCGGAacgttttcttcctttttagagTCTTTCCCCACTTTTGTATCTTGTTTCCGGGCCAGGTCTTTGGAAGgggcttcttttcccttttcttcttcattcttgGTTCCTTTATTCTTCTCACTCAATCTGCTTTCCTAACAAGAGAAAAACACCAAGGTGTTACAGAGGCAGATGCCTCCGACCTCCAGACTCGTCACCCCAGTCCCACTGTCACCACTTCTGCACCTCTGTCACACGGGAGCAGCCATGGGGCCCCTCAGGGCAGCACCACAGCTGGAGAAGGTGCATAGGAAGATGCAGGAAGGTGTTGGGAAGGTCTTAGACTACACCTACGAGGGATGAACTGCCCTAAACCAGGTATTTATGAGAGAAACCTGGTGAGAACATCATGCAAGGtccccaggaggcagcagggaggtgccGTGGGGGAGCACGAGGACAGCTAGCGCTGGTCTGTGCTGTGGCAGGGGACAGACCCACAGCCAGGACTCATCAGGGAGGAAGTGACCTGTTCCAAATCCAGATGGTTTAGCCCTGAACACGAGCCAGAGTCTCCTCCATCTCCCTGGCGTGATTTACCACCGCGTGTTCCCACACTGCAGCCCGTGGTTGTGCTTTGGAAGAGGAAAGTTTAACCCAGCTGAGGTTAAAGGGTTCAGGGGAAGGTTCAGCATCTGAGTGCCCCGATTGTAGGCAGAGCCTGCAGGATCCAGGCGTGCCGAGGTCCCGCTGTGGCTCCCCATGgcatctctgctctccttctGCCTCCAGTCCCTTCCCAAAGGGCTCCAGAGATCCATGAGATGCCCTCCTTCATCCCCCTCAAACAGACGATAACCTCCCTTTGCAGACTGCGCTGTTGGACCCCTTCCCGTCATACCTCCTCAGAGTTATCCTCTTTTTAATCACCTTTTTAACCAGGGATGGATCTACTGCCTCTAACTCTGTGAACCCCAGGTGCTTTCCCAGCTTTCCTAAATGGTTTCCAGCTGGATGCTCTGCCCGGTCCAGAGCCCAGCGTGCTTCCCGTGCTGGTCTGGATGCGTGTGCAAGCAGGGGAGCATCTACAGGTGGTGACACAGGGGACACCGCTGATCCAGCAGTCTCACCCAGCCCTGGGCTCTCTGAAATGGGCCTCCTTTTAACCTCAGTTTGTATTTTTTTGGCTCCCTGGGGGACACGGTGTTTATTGCCTTGTAACGCATGATGTTTTCCCAGCCCATCTTCCTGCCGTGTCCAAAGGCATCACAGGAGGGAAGAGCTTAACCGAGGTTGTTTCGGGCAGATTTTGCTGCACGCATTGggcaaagcagtgtcaccccctgcccctgggatgtccctgtccctctgTGCCAAGAAGTCATGCAGCAGAGTGCCCTGGACCTCCCgagttttttcttttatctccaATCCATCCAAGGCACCCACTCGTTCCTTAGTGGGCCGGCAAAcgttgcttttgttttgtctgcCTCTTTGCATTTGCACTCTTCAAAAGCAATTTTTGCCTCGGCTTTTTCACTCACCGCGATGCCGCTGTTGTGTTTGTGGGATTTCGAGGAGCTCAGTCTGGCTCTGGGCTCTCCAGCGCTGACCTTCAGGCAGCGCCTGCATCCTCCCAGCCCGCAGAAGGATGCATCCCCATGGCTCCATGGCTATTTCCTTACAAGCCACCTCTGGCAGCAAAggattttcctctttcccttcatGCTCTAGGGTCATTTGGTCATTTGCCTCTTGTCAGCGAAACCCCCTTTTCTCAAGAACCTGAACCCTTGGCAGAACCTGTCCTGTGACTGCTACTGACCACAACAAGCACCAGCAGCTCTAGGATACAACAAACACCTCGTTGCAGCCTTCACccatggccatggggctgggaagACTCTCCCAGTAGCATTATTTTGACATCCacaacagcgtggccagcagggtgaggggggggattctgcacctctgctctggtctgctctggggagacacctccccctccagctctggggccaccaacatcagaaggacacggacctgttggagcagggccagaggagaccatggcgatgctgggagggctggagcccctctgctgtgaggacaggctgagaaagttggggggggttcagcctggagaagagaaggttccggggagaccttcgagccgcttccagtccctaaaggggctccaggaaagctggggagagactctggatcagggaggggaaccataggaggagggggaagggtttgacactgaaagaggggagattgagatgagatgtggggaagaacttctttggtgtgagggtggtgagagcctggcccaggttgccccgagaagctgcggctgccctatccctggaggggttcaaggccaggttggagggggcttggagcaacctggtctggtgggagctgtccctgcccagggcagggggtggcattggaggggttttaaggtcccttccaacccaaaccattctatggttctattctatgattctacaagcaCATAACTGAGGACAGATGAACCCCTGACACTGGGACCAAGTTTGCTGTACAGAGGAGGATCCTACCATAAAGCCTGGGTCTGGATTTGGCAGTTTAAACCTCCTTCTCCCTGCTCCGCAGCCAGGGACCACACCGCTCCTGCCCATCACTGCTGGCCCGGCTCTTCCTGGGTGCCGGGCTTTGGCAGCATGGCTTGGCTCTGCCAAAGGTGGCTCTGCCATCTCCATGGATGAGCAGAGGGTGACCTGCTGGGGCTCTGCTAGATGGGGGCCATGATTTCTTTAGGCTCAGATCTACAGCTGTGGGATTAATCTGTGTGTCCTCAGCTCAACCACAGCGAtgccagctgcaggaggaagaggagaaagcaccAAGGTGAGTGGGTGGCAACGCAAATGTCATCTTTGCTGCAGGGACTTTAGGACTTCAGGACTTCAGGGACAGAAGGAAGAGATACACCTCTGGGAGATGCAGCTGTGACACCTTTAcaagttccctgggtcctcctagGGCTGGGACAGCACCGTGGCTTCACCCACTGCCTTGAACCCCCAAATCCGAGTCCAGACCCCCTGGtctgcagccagggctggccTCCTCCTCCAGACGATGGCCCGGCCGCGGTGTCATCCCCGGCCCAGGGCTCTGCCGTCCCGGCACTGCTGGCCCTCAGGGACTGCTATTTTGTGGAAAGAACTGGCCCGGCTGTGAGCGGGGCAGCCGTGGGGACTGTTTGTACCTGGCGTATAAACAGATGCCAGCTGGGAGGAGAGAGCTGTTTATTTAGCTAAGAGATTTCTTGGCTCCCCTGCGCGAACCTAAACAGGCAACAGAAAGGCATATGCCAGAGCCTGTCCGTGTGTCCAcacagccccacagaccccaaaGACCAGGGATGGGGCCACTAGAGGTGCCCCAATGCCAGCACCTCCCtgtcccatgggctgcagggagcaggtgATGCCACCTCCTCTGGCACTGAGCCACCAAGAGGTGCCCTGTTTCCAGGGCTGGAGGGGTGCAAGGATTCCCAGTGACATCCTGAAGGATGAAGGAACATCAGTGACATCCATCGGTGAAGAAAGAGCCATGTCTCCCGGTAGGAGGCTGGGCAGGAGGTGTCGGAGGGATAAGGACTCTGCTgcctctctctgtccccccacACCAGTGTCCGACAGAGACTTCCAAAGGTGTTTGGGGATGTCCCAGGTTGGAGGTTTCTTGCAGGACCCTGCAAGAAGAGGCAGTTGCCCCCCAAAGGCTCTGCAGCCCTTCCGTGTCCACAGGTGTCCACTCTGATGCCTCCAGTCAGGGCCAGCAGCCTCATCTCCACACCAAGCTCTCCAAAAAACCTTCTCCTTCCCATTTTGAGCTCACACAACTTGGCAATGGGGAGCCCTGAGTCTCCCCTGAACTCCCTGGGCCACACAAGACCAACCAGAGCAAAGGCTTTGGCCAGGAATGAACAGatcctggagaaagggaggaaaaccgCCGAGAGAAGGACCTACAACATCTCCCATGCTCAGAGAAGGCAACAAATTTCTCCAAACAAGATGAAACTAGAGCAAAATAAGATGCGTAGCAAATCCCTGCTTTGTAAAGCTGCTGGGAATGTCTTGTTATCACATCGTTAGTGCTGTTCTCATTAAAACATCCATCCACAGATATGTTGCCACATGTCCAGGTGCTGTGGCTTGGGGCAGGTCTTCAGGAAGGAGGGAACTAGACCGAGAGAGCAGGACATGGAAAAGGAGTTGGAGGAAAAGGAGCCAGCTgtgcccctgggcaggggaaaaagggaaggtaACAgatgtccagaggaggccacggagatgctgggagggctggagcccctctgctgtgaggacaggctgagagagttgggggtgtccatcctggagaagagaagatcccggggagaccttggagccccttccagtccctaaaatgGTTCCAGGAAAGCTGCGGatggactcttgatgagggaggggagccataggaggagggggaagggtttgacactgaaagaggggagattgagctgagatgtggggaagaagttctttgctgtgagggtggtgagagcctggcccaggttgcccagagaagctgtggctgccccatccctggaggggttcaaggccaggttggagggggctttgagcaacctggtgtggtgggaggtgtccctgcccagtgcagggggtggcactgggtgggctttaagttcccttctcacccaaaccattctatgactctatgtgcAGTGACCGGCCACGGGTCTTATTGTCACCACAAGCAGTGTTTGTAGGATCACGTGCATCCAGCAAGTTTGGGATGCGCTGGAAGGATCCTGTCAAAGAGCTCCAAGTTACTGCAGAAGGTGCTGTCTGGCAGCAACGGGTAAGAGGTGCTCAAGCTGTTTCACTTAAAGCAGAGCTGCCTTGATCCTGTtccccctgtccctgctggggaaGGCCCTCTGCAAACacctggctccagcagcagcagcagaaggggaggaactgggagcaaaAAGTTCCAGGCAAGAAATCAGATCTGTGATTCTAAAACTGAGGGTCTTTCTTATCTGTCTGTCTCTGCCTGCACGAGACTCTCCATCCCTTGGTGGAGACTGGGGACATAGGATCATAgcgtggtttgggttggaagggaccttcaagtccatccagtcccaacccctgccctgggcagggacacctcccaccagaccaggttgctcaaagccccctccagcctggccttgaacatttccacgTCTCTCAAGCCAGGTCAGAAGCTGGTCTTGGCCCTGCCCAAGGCCATGTATGAGCCCAGGAGGGAGCGTGCCTTCATCCCCTCCTGCCCTCGCACCCATCCCCGGGCTCTCGGTGTTCTCCACCAGCCCGGCTCCATGCAGGTGCCAGCTCCGTGTGGTGACACCAGCCCAAGCTCCGCTCACTGGTGACAGTGACCAAAGTCCTCTCCTCTGAGCTGGAAATGAAGGGTGCT
This portion of the Numenius arquata chromosome 24, bNumArq3.hap1.1, whole genome shotgun sequence genome encodes:
- the LMOD1 gene encoding leiomodin-1, whose amino-acid sequence is MSKVAKYRRQVSEDPDIDSLLSTLSPEEMEELEKELDVVDADGSIPLELSQKNQTENSPPGPQNCDTVLNHCEKETRKRIQREQSIDESRLSEKNKGTKNEEEKGKEAPSKDLARKQDTKVGKDSKKEENVPKKDPKVKAEAETKTKEEKAINDKVKAMEKKLMGKDKKEEDKGSALKKDVRKDKKEEEKGSALKKDTGKDKKEEKGSALKKDTGKDKKEEEKGSALKKDAEKDKKEEEKESAAKKDTGKDKKEEEKGSALKKGTGKDKKEEEKSSGLKKEAEKDTKGEDKKEKDKKEEEKSSALKKSKPDEKEKSQPEAEKAAEEKQEAKAAATSSPSKPTTTSSPDQAKDDEASSIFDELIEKVKNNDAEVTEVNVNNSDCINNETLVRFTEALEFNTVVKLFALANTRADDHVAFAIAIMLKSNKVLTSINLDSNHITGKGILAIFRALLQNNTLTELRFHNQRHICGGKTEMEIAKLLKENTTLLKLGYHFELAGPRMTVTNLLSRNMDKQRQKRLQEQKLAQERGEKKDLLEVPKPGALPKGSPKPSPQPSPKASPKSSPKKGGGPAAPPPPPPPLAPPLINENLRNSLSPATQRKLGDRALPIQEKNSRDQLLAAIRSSNLKQLKKVEVPKLLQ